The genomic DNA CGCAAAAATGGCGACCCGCGCAGATATCGACAACCTTAAGCAGATAATTGAACAAGAACAGCGGGCGATTGCGCTAAACGACACCAGCCAGGATAACAGTCGACTGTTCCACCTGGTGCTAGCCGGTGCGACGCAAAACCAGATGCTGCTGGCGACCATTGAGCGGGTATGGCTGCAAATGGACAGCAGCCCGCTATGGCAGCAGTTTAACGCGCACATTGCCAGCCGTACCTATCGCTTGAAGTGGCTGGGCGATCGGCAAACGATTCTGGCCGCGCTGCGCCGCCGCGATGTGATGGGGGCGTGGCAGGCGATGTGGCAGCATCTTGAGAACGTCAAAAATAGCCTGATGGAGCTGTCTGACGAGGACGCGCCGGACTTTGACGGTTATCTGTTTGAATCAGTGCCTATTTTTCAGGGAAAACTGATGTGACGATTTTACCGCTTTACGCCAGGCCGCAGTATGCCGAAGCGGTGACCGACTGGCTGTGGCAGGCCTTCGGCGGCGACGGCCTGCCGCGCGCGTTTTTTGCCAGCATCGTCGAGCGTAGCCAGCGGCCGAATGCGCTGCCGCTCACGTTCATTGCCGTCGAAGACGATCGGCTCATCGGTACCGTGGGGCTATGGCGCTGCGATCTCATTAGCCGTCAGGATCTGTGGCCGTGGATGGCGGCGCTGTACGTTGCGCCAGAAGCGCGCGGGCGCGGCCTGGCCGGGCAGTTGCAACAGCACGTCATCGACTATGCCGCGCAGCAGGGATTTGACGAGCTGTATCTCTATTCCGCCTGCCGGGATTTTTACGAACGTTTTGGCTGGCAGTATATCGGCGATGGCCTGGATTACCCGGACACCGCCGTGCATCTCTATCGTTACGCTTTAAGCTCTTCCGGTGGCGCAATCACCGAGTGACGGCGCACCAGCGTCGGGCTGAACAGATGGGTAATATCCGGCAGCGGTTTCTTCTCTGCCAGCGCCAGCGCCAGCTCGGCGGCCTGGGTCGCCATGGTGACGATGGGATAACGGATGGTTGTCAGCCGCGGGCGCACGTAGCGCGACACCAGCACGTCATCGAAACCAATCAGCGAAATCGCCTGCGGCACCTCGATGCCGTTATCGTTTAGTACGCCCATCGCGCCTGCGGCCATGGAGTCGTTATAGCAGGCCACGGCGGTGAACTGCTTACCGCGACCCAGCAGCTCGGTCATCGCCTGCTCGCCGCCGCTTTCGTCCGGCTCGGCGAAGGTCACCAGCCGGTCGTTGCACGGCAGACCGTGTTCTTTCAGCGCATCGTAATAACCCTGCAGGCGGTCTTCCGCATCGGAAATGGCGTGGTTGGAACAGATATAGCCAATTCGCGTATGGCCCTGCTGAATGAGGTGGCGGGTGGCCAGCCACGCGCCGTAGCGGTCGTCCAGCGCCACGCAGCGTTTTTCAAAACCGGGCAGAATGCGGTTGATCAGCACCATGCCGGGAATCTGTTTCATGAGTTCCGCCAGTTCAGCATCGGGGATCAGCTTCGCGTGCACCACTAGCGCAGCGCAGCGGTGGCGAA from Klebsiella sp. WP3-W18-ESBL-02 includes the following:
- a CDS encoding GntR family transcriptional regulator → MEKATVPPEKKPYQEIGDDLRAQIMQGRYAVGSRLPPERNIAETYGVSRTIVREALLMLELQGTVDIRQGSGVYVMRIPHEDDGEEEQMLSSDVGPFEILQARQLLESNIAAFAAKMATRADIDNLKQIIEQEQRAIALNDTSQDNSRLFHLVLAGATQNQMLLATIERVWLQMDSSPLWQQFNAHIASRTYRLKWLGDRQTILAALRRRDVMGAWQAMWQHLENVKNSLMELSDEDAPDFDGYLFESVPIFQGKLM
- the galR gene encoding HTH-type transcriptional regulator GalR, translating into MATIKDVARMAGVSVATVSRVINNSPKASDASRQAVQSAMETLNYHPNANARALAQQSTETVGLVVGDVSDPFFGAMVKAVEQVAYHTGNFLLIGNGYHNEMKERQAIEQLIRHRCAALVVHAKLIPDAELAELMKQIPGMVLINRILPGFEKRCVALDDRYGAWLATRHLIQQGHTRIGYICSNHAISDAEDRLQGYYDALKEHGLPCNDRLVTFAEPDESGGEQAMTELLGRGKQFTAVACYNDSMAAGAMGVLNDNGIEVPQAISLIGFDDVLVSRYVRPRLTTIRYPIVTMATQAAELALALAEKKPLPDITHLFSPTLVRRHSVIAPPEELKA
- a CDS encoding GNAT family N-acetyltransferase; the encoded protein is MTILPLYARPQYAEAVTDWLWQAFGGDGLPRAFFASIVERSQRPNALPLTFIAVEDDRLIGTVGLWRCDLISRQDLWPWMAALYVAPEARGRGLAGQLQQHVIDYAAQQGFDELYLYSACRDFYERFGWQYIGDGLDYPDTAVHLYRYALSSSGGAITE